The DNA sequence ACCGGCGAGCCGGGGCGCACCACCGGGTTCTCCGCGGTGGACACCCCCCGCATCCCCCACCAGCGCTGCGGATCCGCGGCAGTCGCCAGCCGCCGCCCGTCGCCGTCGACGGCGTCGGCCAGCCGGGCCAGCCGGATGGCCGCCGCCTCCCGCAGCGCCGGTGGCTGTTCGGGGTCGACACTGACGGTGCGGAGCTCACCGATCAGGGAGGCCAACGACAGCGGTCGGGCCGGCCGGCCGGCCAGCTGCCGGATCGGCACACCGAGCTCGGCCAGGAATCGCGACGGCTGGTCCCCCTCCCCCTCGGTGCCCTCCACCGCCGTCACCACCAGTCGCGACCGGGCGCGGGTGCAGGCGACGTAGAACAACCGGCGCTCCTCGGCGATCCGGCTGGCGGTGGGCACCGCGTCGGCGAGGCCGTGGCGGCTCAGCCGGTCGGCCTCCAGCAGCGACCCCCGCCGGCGGACGTCCGGCCAGGTGCCCTCCTGGACGCCGGCCACCACCACCAGCTGCCATTCCAGTCCCTTCGAGCGGTGCGCGGTCAGCACCCGGACCGCGGAGCCCCGAAGATCACCCTCGCGGAGCGTGTCGGCCGGAATCTGCTGGGACTCCACCTCGGCCAGGAAACCCGTGACGCCGCGCAGCCCGGACACCTCCTCAGACCGGGCGGCGATGTCGAACAGAGCACAGACGGCGTCGAGGTCCCGGTGGGCGCGGCGTCCCACGTCACCACTCTGGCTCGCCTCGGCGCGCAACCGTTGCGGCCATGACGTCGACGTCCAGAGCGCCCAGAGAGCCTCCTCCGCGGTGCCGTTGGCCCGGATCAGCCTCTCCACCTCGACCAGGGTCGAGGCCAGGGCTCGGGCCCCTCGCAGCTCGGCGCTGTCCGGGCAGTCGTCCAGCAGGCCAGGGTCCATCAGGGCGCGGAAGATCAGGTCGCTGGACAGCCTGGGCAGCCCGCTGCCGGCCAGCTCGGCCCGTTCCGCCTGGCGCAGGGCACGGCCCAGCCGCCTGATCGCCATGCTGTCCAGCCCGGCCAAGGGTGACATCAGCAGCTGCTGAGCCTCGTCGGCGTTCAGGCTGCGGCCCCGGGCTGCGACCCGCAGAGCGAGAAGCAGCGGCCGCACGGCCAGCTCGGCCGACAGCGGGATCTCGTCGCCGGCCACCTCGACCGGCACACCGACCCCGATCAGGGCGCGGGCGAGACCCGGGATGGACTGCCGGCCGGACCGCACCAGCACGGCCATCTCCGACCAGGCCAGCCCGTCTCTGAGATGGGCGCTGCGCAGCAGGTCGGCGATGTGCTCGGCCTCCGCGCCGGCCGAGACGCAGGTGAACACCTCGACCCGACCCTTCGGCAGCCCGGGTGCGGCCCTGGGATGCCTGAAGACGTCGAACGCCTCGCCCGGGAGCGGCCGGGCGACGGCCAGTCTGGAGGCGATGTTCCGGCTGGCCGCGAGCAGGTTGACCCCGAACCGCCTGGTCTGGCCGAGCGCGATCACCGGCGCCGGCTGGCCGGCCGCGGTGCGGAACCGGTCGGGGAAGTCCAGGATGCCCCTGGCCTCGGCGCCCCGGAACGCATAGATGGACTGGTCCGGGTCTCCCACCACCACCACGTCACGGCCGCCGCCGGTGATCGCCCGCAGCAGGCTCACCTGAGACGGGTCGGTGTCCTGGTACTCGTCGACGAACACCGCGTCGATCTCGCCGCGCAGGGTCCGCACCACCTCCGGATCGGTCATCAAGATCCGGCAGCGGTGCACCAGCTCGGCGTAGTCCAGCACCTGCTCGGCGTCCAGCACGTCGAGGTACTCGTCGAAGAAGGCGCCGACACTGACCCACTCCGGACGTTCGGCCGCCTCGCCGACGGCCATCAGGTCCTCCGGGTCCATCCCGAGCTGGCGCGCCTTGGCCAGCACCGCCCGGACCTCGGCTGCGAACGCGCGGGTGGGGAAGGCCCGCTGCAGCGACTCCGGCCAGGTCGTGGTGCCCACCTCGGCACCGCCCTCCAGAGTCTCGCGGACCCGGAACTCCTGCTCCGGCGCGGTCAGCAGCCGCACCCCCGACCCGTACGCGTCCTGCTCGCCGAAGCGCCGCACCAGCGCATAGCAGAAAGCATGGAACGTCATCGCCATCGGCGTCACCACCGAACGCCCCAGTCGGGCGGTGATCCTGGTCCGCAGCTCGGCCGCGGCCTTGCGCGAGAAGGTCAGCACCAGCAGGCTGTCCGGCCGCTGGCCCCGTCGGACGATCCGGTCGACCACCGACTCCACCAGGGTGGTGGTCTTGCCGGTGCCGGGACCGGCGAGAACCAGCAACGGGCCGCCGGCATGGTTGACGACCGCCTGCTGGGACGCGTCCAGGTCGGGCGGTTCGGCGCGTACCTCGTCGGCACGGACGAGGCGGATGGTCGACACGTCCCCTATTGGAACAGAGCCCACCGACAGCGGCGACCCGACCCGGCCGCCCGGTCAGCCGACCTCGGTATCCGCGGCGGTGGCGGCCAGGACGCAGACGAAGGCACTCACCAGCAGGGCGGTGCCGAGCACGAAGTCGCCCAGGTCCGCGATCTTGTCCAGGTTGAGCGCTGCGCCGGGGTCGCGGACGAGCGCACCGTAGGCCACGATGGTGATCGCCAGCACGAAGTTCGCCAACGCCAGCATCACCCTGGTCGGGACTTGGAACCGCCGCCCGTCATGGTTGGCGAAGTCACACTCGGTCAACAGGCCCCAGGTCAGCCCGAACATCACCAGTGCCGCGCCGGAGAAGCCGAGCAGGGCACCCAGAGGATCGGAGATGAAGTCGCGGTAGGAGAACAGTCCGGACAGGATCAGCAGGCCGCCCAGCCCGACCGCTCGGATCCGGGTCAGCGAGCCGCGGATCGCGAACCAGCCCAACGCGACGACCACGACCAGGGTGGCCAGCAGGTTCAGCAGGTCCGAGTCGGGTGTGATGGCGACCCGGCCGCCGGTGAACCAGGTCAGCGGCACCGGGAGCAGCATCACCGCGACCAGGGCGAACAGCAGGGCGATGCCGGTGCCACCTCGTCGCGCCTGACGGACGGCCAGCACCAGCAGGATCAGCGCCAGCAGCAACCGGGCCACGCCGACCGCTGCCGTCGAGCCGAACAGCCCGACCGGGTCGAACGCCATTCCGGCGAACGTGCCGGTGGGGTCCAGCGAGATGACGGCCTGCAGACCCAGCAGCCCGATAG is a window from the Microlunatus panaciterrae genome containing:
- a CDS encoding UvrD-helicase domain-containing protein, encoding MSTIRLVRADEVRAEPPDLDASQQAVVNHAGGPLLVLAGPGTGKTTTLVESVVDRIVRRGQRPDSLLVLTFSRKAAAELRTRITARLGRSVVTPMAMTFHAFCYALVRRFGEQDAYGSGVRLLTAPEQEFRVRETLEGGAEVGTTTWPESLQRAFPTRAFAAEVRAVLAKARQLGMDPEDLMAVGEAAERPEWVSVGAFFDEYLDVLDAEQVLDYAELVHRCRILMTDPEVVRTLRGEIDAVFVDEYQDTDPSQVSLLRAITGGGRDVVVVGDPDQSIYAFRGAEARGILDFPDRFRTAAGQPAPVIALGQTRRFGVNLLAASRNIASRLAVARPLPGEAFDVFRHPRAAPGLPKGRVEVFTCVSAGAEAEHIADLLRSAHLRDGLAWSEMAVLVRSGRQSIPGLARALIGVGVPVEVAGDEIPLSAELAVRPLLLALRVAARGRSLNADEAQQLLMSPLAGLDSMAIRRLGRALRQAERAELAGSGLPRLSSDLIFRALMDPGLLDDCPDSAELRGARALASTLVEVERLIRANGTAEEALWALWTSTSWPQRLRAEASQSGDVGRRAHRDLDAVCALFDIAARSEEVSGLRGVTGFLAEVESQQIPADTLREGDLRGSAVRVLTAHRSKGLEWQLVVVAGVQEGTWPDVRRRGSLLEADRLSRHGLADAVPTASRIAEERRLFYVACTRARSRLVVTAVEGTEGEGDQPSRFLAELGVPIRQLAGRPARPLSLASLIGELRTVSVDPEQPPALREAAAIRLARLADAVDGDGRRLATAADPQRWWGMRGVSTAENPVVRPGSPVQLSGSQLAAVLSCPRQWFLARKAQAETTRGSAASFGSVVHVLAEHAANAEIDPEAFSDHLESVWDQLDFDANWLSAVERIEAESALERFVAWQEARTGRELLGTEVSFSTEVDLGSERVHLTGTADRVERDPDGRIRIVDFKTSRAQPSSGEVAQQDQLGVYQLAVQAGAFAHVTGPDARPGGAELVYLRLADGQTSWPKVFEQPSLDDVPFPVPADPGSDRTGDLPTWVHQRLADAAQLIRNETFEARAGNSCRYCPFKSSCPTQSSGRQVVQ